The Magnolia sinica isolate HGM2019 chromosome 3, MsV1, whole genome shotgun sequence genome includes the window ggcctcattaaatgggttacaaaaacatcataatggccacgccatatggaCCAGAAATACatttcattgggccttaccaaatgggccagaaatacatcacaatgggccacgacatatgggccgcaaatacatctgAATGGGCCAcgactcatgggcctaatacacatcataatgggctgcatcaatgggccacactaatggccctcatacacatcaagtggtctCCATCaatggccacactaatgggcctcatacacatcaagtgggctgcatcaataggtcacactaatgggcctcatagatgggctacaaatatatcaaggtgggcctcacagatgggccacaagtatatcaaagtgggcctctcgaatgggccacaaaatacatcaaagtgtcCTGACGGATGggtcacaaaatacatcaaggtgggcctcacagatgggagcttggattacatctaaaatcatttcaatagttgcaggtgcaacatgtgtatcactgtacacatcattctatggggcacatgacaccctaatgatgatcagcaccgcccaaacattgtccaggaaaatcagcaccatctaaacatttcctatgtaaatcagcaccatccaaacattgtctagataaatcagcaccatctggaCACTGTCCAactcatcagcaccgtccagtacgatctggacggtgtggatgagataaatacatcatgatggggtcccatGAAGGGACGGCCTAGTGAAACACTAGCCGAGTTGGCGTCCACGTCCAGCACCATATGAATagtggatggctaggataaaatacatatatcatggtgtggtgcCACATGGGTGGCCCACTAGCGTCCAACCCTCGTCCAtcagatgatggacggttggatatatcccatacatcatgcggtgggtcccaccgtcaatagacggtgtggatgtaaacgCTAAACAGCAGCAACAACTACTGGTATGAAGTAATCAagctaatccgcttccgatctgggtgggtcccacgtggggcccatcataatatagtgtgtgtgtgtgtgtgtgtgtgtatgagatGCATCTAGCGTCCAACGTCCAGAGATGAATGGACGACCTGGATGTAAAAATACATATacgcaaggtgggccccatcccacacgttcaacacgtgtgggtgggtcccacgtccatcaAACGGACGGACAACATTGATATAGGACACATTCATCAAAGGTCCCATGGAGGGACGATGTggattataataaaaaataaggtgggtcccacgtggggccaccataatataatattatgtgtgtgtgtgtgtgtgtaataaaatacatccatgtacacatggtgggtcccacgtgaaatttagatctatcccaTTCTCCCTGTGATACCAtgagagaaaataataataataataataataagaaaacattttttaatgtttggacggtgtgagTTTATCTCACATACATCAGGTGACCACCCaacgtccagatgatggatggctaggataaaatacataacgtcaaggtggcccccaccccACACGGgttgcacgtgtgggtgggtcccacgtccatcaAAGGTATGGACAGTGTGCACAAACGCATACATTCAAAGTTCTTCTGCTACGATGGGTGGAGAGCATCCAACCATCCAGTGTGTGTATACTTTAATGCTCTCTTAAAACTCCAAACAAATCAAATCATCCTGATCCTAATGTCATTGTCAGATTTTTAAAACTTTTACCACCAAAGCTACACGGTATATACttattttattcattataaatactTTACACAAACCACGTAATCTATTTACCTATAAACAAATTTCCCTGGGAAGCCAAATAGAAATAGCATGAAAATCATTTACACGTGAAATTCATTTCAAGGGTAAAATATTTATAACTTAAAACTCTACGGGCATTGAAAGACCCTGAGTTTTGAGACCATAGTCAATCTTTTCTTTTCCAAAACCGTTTAGCCGCTGCCAtgaaatgagctagtaaaacggatggtgtggatataagatacatacatcgaggcgggccccacggtcaggtcgcaggaagcagattggctggtgtacctcacaccagctatataactgctgcaGGTACGTGTCGcgcaaagacgagcactgacgctcatCGAACTCCCAGTTGTACGAATggttaaaaggagatcaaagttacatgggctccacagtgatgtatttactatatctacaccgttcatctatttttagagatcatcttagagcattatccaaaaaatgaatcatatggaaagatcatgtggaccacaccatgaatagcagcggagataatgattttcaccgttaaacaatttttagggcccaccataacgtttattttacatccaatctgttcataaggtcaaaattacctgaatgaagaggggaAATTTTTTtcgtgttgatccaaaatttctgtgaccccaaaaagggtttcaatggtagacgttcaatcctcgactggtttttgtagtgtggtccacttgatagttggatctgtcttattttttgtctcaagccttaagacgaggtcgtaaaatggatagacagtttggatagatgattgcttgcctccaagtgcagaggttcataagtagtatcctgtgaatacagggtcgatctcacaaggagatgaattgtgagaagaaaaaaaatcatatgcaaaacaaactaagtaataaaaattaatctgatgatttgattttgagatttttgaatggatgtaattcaactgaataaaataacacccaagcttcaaagttccacacataagttaatgtttcaaaatcataatgacttggataacacaactaggacctgagcactatggtcagcctaatcggaaaataaaacagtttaaatattttaataaatgatataaaagattagaaaataatggatttgcaccattgacatatattctcaagcaccagtgattttaagtattcaatatcgataggataatgaatatcaaagaaatataacaggttgagaacatctcctatctaggaaatctgattgatctagggtaagcctatccatcaaagtagatctcatatgatggaaacatatggatctcacaaaaggataaaaaaataaaacctaaataatagataacatgcatacaccatttttctcatcattaaaacaatcaatcattataatattaaagaattattaaacccatgtgcttcccttctaggtTGGGCTAgatggaacttagaaaaacataattacattgcagaaataaaaagcaacaagaaataaagaaaaaattgcaaatagaaaaaatctaaaaaaaacaacttacaaagctttaataaaactaaaaactctttaaaaacctaaATTTTGCTTTAGGATGCCCTGAAtaatgtttaggaatgccctatGAAGccatatttataagtagggaactctgaTTTTCGTGTAAAGTTGAAAAACCgtataaaatatacatattttttcaaaatagacttctcgctgtatagttcgtttaaaatagacttcctgctgcatagtttcccaaaataaacttcacagctccagactacactttttcaggacgatttcaagattcttcacttcaaatcttcgattctcttcattcctcacttgattttcttggatctttaacatgtgaattcttcaatcttgatctcctaagatccatctcttgccttggtgattttttagcatcaacttcttactttttagcactatttttcaatccaagttcttaaattcatcttacaacacatatatgagtaaaataaaatattaagatgatttacattcataaaatcaagatataaaaaaaaaaattatgcaatatttgaatctcaaTAATAGAACACATACCTATAAACAGACCCACAAACGAAACTTattaacgtcaatacagcagctaaatagctggtgtgGGGTACACTAGCCATTCCGCTTCCCAGGCCGCACCGAACTCGATGGATGGTTTGAAAGTCGGTCAGTCCAGTACGCAGTCGACCGTGGGCCCATCTTCGGCAGGAGCGTTGAGGCgggcgcggattgcgtactacccccgcccgtccctagctccgaacgggcagttctgtgggcgggcccaccgtgatgtatctttgcatccaaaccgtctatcccttttctcagattattttaaggcgcGCAGATTGGGCATTACCTCACCAATCCCAACTCCATCAGAGATTCAGAATACAAACCGCTTCACGTCGTTTCTTTCATTCCAATTCGATTCCCTTCTCACCCTCTAAAAATCCAGTCTCCCTCTCTTCATCCCCATTCATTCTAAAATCcagacccctctctctctctctctctctctctctctcaatgaagGGCCATGGGCTTGACTGTCTGAGTCCTGAAACTAAAATCTCAGCCGTCATTTTCGATTTGGATGGGACCCTTTTGGACACAGGTCCTTTTTCAATTCCTGTTTCCATTTCATTCATGGGTTTTCTTTCTTTGGAGCTGGGTTTGTTGAATTTTCAGTCTTTGTTAACAGAGAAAGCTGCAGAGTATGTTTTGGAGGAATTCCTAGCAAAATATGGGAAAGAGCTGGATAGTGGGAAGGAAGATAAAAGGTCGGGAATGGGGCAGAACAAATCCGTGGCGACTATCCTCGAGGACTACGATCTCCCAGTGACAGCCAGTGAGTTTGTAAAGGAGGTCATGCCTTTGTATATGGCCAGGCAAGTCTTTCTTTCAGTTTTCAACGTTTTTATTTTGGTTCTTCTTTCCTTTTATCTTTTTCATGGGTTTCAATGCTGAAGTAGAAATTGAATAAGTACCATATACATAAATGACATTTATAAAATTCCAAGAAATTGGTATATAGAATTATagatatcatcttcatttttttttttctaattcaataTACAGAGCACGTGAAAATTCtctcattagaaaaaaaaaaatttatttaggtTTTGACATATAACACCTTCCGTTTTCCACCCAAAGACAAACAAAAATCTCCCTTAGCATTTTCCCAAATAACACCTTCCATTTTGTTAAAAACCACTCTGCCATTAATTTTTTGGATGGTGCTATATGtcaaattctctctctctatcagagtgtggtgtatcaatgtatatcaaaggactttatcacttcaacacccccccgcacatgccccccgtgggagaataatatattagcgaggcatatttgctgctctcgagattcgaacataagACCTTCCGCTTTGagaccatgtcaaacaaccatttactctaaaagcttaagctgttagagtgtagtgtatcaatgtatatcaagggactttatcacttcaacagttTATATATCAGATGGCTAAAAGAAGAGATTAAGAGAATGTTGGTGTTTGAGAACGGGTGCTTAACGTCGGTGCATTTGAATGCACTGTTAATTTAAATAGAATCAAGATATACAAACTGATTGCAAACTGAGATTTTCGTACCAGATTGAAGCTCAAACCCTCTCATAATAAAGATTCATGTTGTtagacagaagaagaagaaaaaacaagcAAAGATCAACAGTCATCTAGCCTTTATGGCTATATCTCGCACATGGGTTGTTAAAATTCAAACAGTAAGATCATAAGTGGTCTTCAATGTTAGTATGAGAAAGGATTAAGTCTGCTAATGTAATTGCTTGTATTTCCATTCATAGAGATGGTAATGTTACCATGTTTTAAATGTAAAGTTGCATTAGCCAGTGGATGGATGGAATCAGTGTGGAATTTAGTCATTATAAATGcctgatttatttccctttttataGGTGTTCAAGTGCGAAAGCACTTCCAGGTGCTAATCGCCTTATCAGTCATCTCCACAAGCATAAAATTCCATTTGCACTTGCTTCAAACTCCAAAAGGGAGGGTATAGGGGGGAAAATCTCACACCAGAAAGGtttccattttatttatttattgatatgGCCGTAaagttttccatttttcttcactTTTAAGATGTATTACCTCTGCAGCCTACACCTGAATTTTGttttaaggtgtgtttggttgcaccagatatcatgaaatttcattatcttTTGTCCAAACTAGGCTGATTaatcatgctttttttttttttttgtatatagcTGTAaagttttccatttttcttcactTTTAAGATGTATTACCTCTGCAGCCTACACCTGATTTTtgttttagggtgtgtttggttgcaccggatatcatgaaatttcattatctcTTGTCCAAACTAgtctgattaatcatgaaatttcatgatagtcGTTGCAAGCAAATGCAACCAAGCTGGAGCTCAACTAATCCTTAGTTGCATGATTCTTCTAGCCAGGTTTTTCTCCTGCTTCGAATTGTGTGTCGGATTCACGCTCTTGCTTGCTAACATATTAAAGCAAATGCTTCCTTGCTCCCTCACTCAACTATAGGCTAAACCTAATAGGAATGGACCCTATTAACTTTAAATAGTCCCGACCATCTAATGCATTTTTCTCTGTTGAGTTGACCTGATTAGCCTTAACAAGTTCTGTCCCTGTTTCATCAATCTGTTTTAAGTGAAAAAGGATTCTTCTGATAGACTGTAGTAAGGCCAATAAATCAGTTTGAACCTTGCACTTGAatggaaaattaagaaaaaaaagaaaaagaagtaatgGCAATATTGGTTATTTCCAATGCAGGGGCGTGTTAAGGAGGATTTTGTTAAATAAACCGGCGTACTGGAATAAAAAATGATGGAAGGGTACTTGGTTAAAAAATGTCCTGCACTCCAATTTCATAACTGATTGGATTATGGAATTCTCATCAGAAGCATATTTCCTGGTAGAGAGCTGGTAGAAtcagtgtagtgtgtgtgagtgatccagtgCTATACCTGGTATtgttaccttaaaaaaaaaagtgagaataTTTCCTGTTTCCCTtcccattttaatcatgtgtCTTCCACAATGTGACATAGGTTGGACAGAATTATTTTCTGTGATTCTTGGAAGCGACCAAGTTGAATCTGGAAAGCCCTCCCCTGACTTGTAAGATATTTTGGCATGCTCAATATATTGGTAGATGTTTACAGATGACTATCTGTTTGTGTTCATACCTTCTTTCTTTCGGGTCTCTCCGATTTGTGATTTAGATTTCTAGAGGCTGCAAAGAGAATGGGTGCAGATGTGGCACACTGTCTGGTGATTGAAGACTCTTTGTAAGTCAAACCAAACAGCAACTATGTTCAATAGATTATATGAATTTCCATGAAATTTTTGCATATTAGATAGGTCTGCAGTTCCATGTTCTTTCAAGTGCTTTGTATCTGCTTAAACTTTGTAAGCGTTACCAGCACATTTCTCATTTATGATGGTTTGTTTGGTTGCTCCATTTCACCAAACTTAATGAAATACAATGaaaatttgcaccaaattagactgattaatcatgaaatatcatgatatttcatgttcagtgcgcaaccaaacacacctttaGTAATTAGTATTATAGTATTCTCAAAACGAATAGAAATACCATGGATTCTGTAAAAAAAAGGATGAAGACCTGCCCATGGTCGGTGGCAGCGGTTACTGCAACTGGAGTACTTGCACAAATTATATATGTCATTATTCATTTTGAAATAATCatgtagtttatttatttatttattttatcaggGTTGGTGTTAGAGCTGCCAAGAATGCTGGAATGAAGGTAGTGGCAGTCCCATCAAGTGTACGACAAGCTGACCGTTATTCCATTGCGGATTGCGTGCTTCATTCGCTTTTAGAGTTTCAGCCAGAGTTGTGGGGTTTTCCAGCATTTGAAGATTGTATATCTCTATTCAATTACTCCTCTAGTTCTTCTTTGTCGTGACACTGATCTCCTGAAGGACTTTGATTGTTTCAGGGGTGCAAAATGCATTGCCAATTGAACCCTTGTACATAAAATGTCTACTTAGCGGAATCACCCATGACAGCTCTGTGCCCCTGAGTATAATTCCAGGCAAGTAGGACTCTTTTCTTAACTTTAACAGAGGATTCTACACCCAATGGCATTGATTGGCATCGGCATATTAGTTTGAAAACTGCAAAAGATTTCGGTAGTGTTTGGATGTGCTGCTGAGTCATGGTTGGTGTACTTCCAAAGTGTGCCGACTGCTTAGTACCCTTTgtgtttgggttgtgaaaaacaGAAACTGCTTCAAGCGGGCTtctgttttcttgatttttcctCTGCAAATCATGATTACAACTAGGACGTGAAATCCCCTTACCTCAATCCCATTTTGCAGTAGAGAATCCTGTCCCATCTCGGGAACTGAGTGCACCCAAATGGACTCCTAGACATGTTTTGCACAAAGCTTTTTCATCTGTGTATTCTTTTGCCTGTAAACTACAGACCGAGCATCGGCCAAATCTCTTCCTGATCAAGTTTCGGGAGTTTACTTTGGTTGGGCGATACTCAGCACGCATGGGATCTTCAAGGCGGTGATGAGCATTGGATGGGACCTGCATACCGGTATTGCTAACAGAGTAATTGTGAGTAACCCATCATCTGTTGATTACTTGTGAAAGATGTCCTTATTTTCGGTGAAGCTTTTGGATTCTCAGAGTGATACTGACACCATATATGAAAAAAGCCATACTAGTTTATCGTTATTGGTTTCTTGTATTCTCAGCATTGTATAGCcaatatttttcttgtttttgtagTGTATTGATGACTTTTCAATACCGATCCACTTCTGGATCCACCAAATGTTGTAAACAATGGCATCCTTGAGCACATTTGgatgaactgaattgcaatataTCAAGACAGTAAAGAGGAAATTACCAACGTGGGGGCTTTACCATTGTAATTTATGATGACATCCAAGCAGTTAGCTGcgattccattcatttcattttgGAAGTGATTGTAATGGCAATTTGAGGGGCTAGTCCCTTATGAGTGAAGCAGGCTAGCATCATATTGGACATGTCCTCTTTATGAAACATGGTTATTGCAATCCATTTCAGCTGTGCATTCGAACAGCCACTTGCCTTTTGGATTTCTGGTGATTTTccaatttaaaatttcacaatggagtgttttatttatttatttatttattatttattattattattttaaaaacatTTTCAGCAAACATCTCTTGTTGGAGAATTCGCCAAGGATACATCTGGTGAGCAGCTGGAATTCTGGATTGTTGGCTACATCCGGCAACTGCGATGCGAGGTATTTCAATTAGATATcctattggatggaaaattagtAAACATAATCTGAGTCCACACCAAATCAATTAGATATGGCTATGCACTCATTTCCAACATCTGAAACCATGCTTTGAATGCTGACCATACCCTTCTGAACTAAATTCTCCAACCCATATGCCAATGATATACAAAGTTCCATTGATTGGAGTTGTGGGACCATTTTGGGCTGTGGTCCATCAATTAGACCGTTGAGATTGATGGGCATGTTAAGCTGGTAGCATATACCTAGGTTCACTTGGAACACCATTAATAAGTTTCAGCAGATTCATCAAATCCCATCCGAAATGGATGTTTGGGAGCCAGTTTCTGAAACTATCCGACTACCTaaattccaaaaattctcaaTATCAAGTTTATTAGATGATGGTTAGATAttttgggtaatttctgcctTCTGTATGTATCGTTGCCCATTCTAATTAGAATACATTTTCGCAAATGCAGGCAAATGTGTCGGCAGCTTTAGAAATAT containing:
- the LOC131241019 gene encoding bifunctional riboflavin kinase/FMN phosphatase-like yields the protein MKGHGLDCLSPETKISAVIFDLDGTLLDTEKAAEYVLEEFLAKYGKELDSGKEDKRSGMGQNKSVATILEDYDLPVTASEFVKEVMPLYMARCSSAKALPGANRLISHLHKHKIPFALASNSKREGIGGKISHQKGWTELFSVILGSDQVESGKPSPDLFLEAAKRMGADVAHCLVIEDSLVGVRAAKNAGMKVVAVPSSVRQADRYSIADCVLHSLLEFQPELWGFPAFEDWVQNALPIEPLYIKCLLSGITHDSSVPLSIIPGK